From Streptomyces sp. SCSIO 75703:
ACCACCACAGGGCACCGCCGGTCAGCGCGGCGGCACGGCGCAGGCCGCGCGCGGGGGTCATCCGTTCGCGGCCTGGAACATCCAATGCTGCTTCTCGAGGTCCGCCGTGACCTGGATGAAGATGTCCTGGCTCACCGGGTCGGGCTCCCCGGTCGCCGCGATCCGCTCCCGCATCCGGTCGATGACCGCGCCCAGCGCCTCCACGATGGTCCCGACCGCGGCGGTGTCGTCGACCCAGCCCTCCGGGGTGACCCCGATGCCGCTGCCGACGGCCACGGTGGCGGCCCGGCCGTCGGGCGAGACGCCGAGGGCGGAGGCGCGCTCCGCGACGGTGTCGGAGTGGGCGCGCGCGGTGGCGACGACCTCGTCGAGTTGCAGGTGCACGGATCGGAACCGCTGCCCGACCACGTTCCAGTGGATCTGCTTCGCCACCAGGGACAGGTCCACCAGGTCGACGAGGGCCCCTTGCAGGGCCTCGGACACGGTCTTCAGGTTCGCGTCGGACAACGGGCTCTTCACGACGTACATGGGCACACCTCCGCCGGTTCGCCCCCCGCCACTGTGTCCCTCCACGATGACCGCAGCGCAGGGGACCGGCAACCGGCACCCGCGGCGCGGGGAGGGCGCGGGCACGCAAAAACCCCGACCGCACCTCTCCGGTTCTCCCGGAGAACCCCGGCCGGGGCCTCACACGTGCCGGACGGACGGCGGGCCGTCCCGCGCGCACGCGC
This genomic window contains:
- a CDS encoding DNA starvation/stationary phase protection protein, giving the protein MYVVKSPLSDANLKTVSEALQGALVDLVDLSLVAKQIHWNVVGQRFRSVHLQLDEVVATARAHSDTVAERASALGVSPDGRAATVAVGSGIGVTPEGWVDDTAAVGTIVEALGAVIDRMRERIAATGEPDPVSQDIFIQVTADLEKQHWMFQAANG